One Actinomycetota bacterium DNA window includes the following coding sequences:
- a CDS encoding DUF6612 family protein, translated as MACLALYNGIEGIGAEGEVKMKTSTIRPFLAAVLMVFITTALLSGCGTGGTAFLENPLEFFRRAQENMGTVDSFRMEGKAKADYSDVSDSGSMTMEYEMVYERKGDGEMLVKMEMGVNMGRRKVETLVYLSGDKMYIKTPEGQWVFMEMSVLSSMEDISQGMGPQNMMEMLETADSAEVLEEDGRSITYRLVIDFERLLQGQQDLLDEMKEDFERVPGEMSFDEYTSMMEVVYSNIDYIVAFDKDSGLATEFEFHVDLDMSLLADMFPDDPPPQGARMVMNGVFEIGDYGKVFDLELPGEAEDAIPIEEFEESMQT; from the coding sequence ATGGCCTGCCTAGCATTGTATAATGGGATCGAAGGCATAGGGGCTGAAGGGGAGGTCAAGATGAAGACGTCCACGATTAGGCCGTTTCTTGCGGCCGTCCTTATGGTGTTTATTACCACTGCCCTTCTGTCCGGCTGCGGTACGGGCGGTACGGCCTTCCTGGAGAATCCCCTGGAGTTCTTCAGGCGGGCCCAGGAAAACATGGGAACGGTCGATTCGTTCCGCATGGAGGGAAAGGCTAAGGCCGACTACAGCGACGTCAGCGATTCCGGATCCATGACCATGGAATACGAAATGGTCTACGAGCGCAAGGGCGACGGCGAGATGCTGGTCAAGATGGAAATGGGCGTCAATATGGGGCGGAGGAAGGTCGAAACCCTTGTCTACCTGTCTGGGGACAAGATGTATATAAAGACGCCTGAGGGGCAATGGGTTTTCATGGAGATGAGCGTGCTCTCCAGCATGGAGGACATAAGCCAGGGCATGGGCCCACAGAACATGATGGAAATGCTGGAGACAGCGGACAGCGCCGAGGTCCTGGAGGAGGATGGACGTTCCATCACCTACAGGCTGGTCATCGATTTCGAAAGGCTACTGCAGGGACAACAGGACCTGCTTGACGAGATGAAAGAGGATTTCGAAAGGGTTCCAGGCGAAATGAGCTTTGACGAGTACACCAGCATGATGGAAGTGGTCTACTCCAATATCGATTACATCGTCGCCTTTGACAAGGATAGTGGCTTGGCTACCGAATTCGAGTTCCATGTCGATCTGGACATGTCCCTCCTGGCAGATATGTTCCCCGATGATCCTCCGCCGCAAGGTGCAAGAATGGTCATGAACGGGGTTTTCGAGATCGGCGACTACGGTAAGGTGTTTGACCTGGAGCTGCCCGGGGAGGCCGAAGACGCCATACCCATTGAG